A single Nocardioides bizhenqiangii DNA region contains:
- a CDS encoding thymidylate synthase, whose translation MQAYLDLVQRILDEGVEKGDRTGTGTLSVFGHQMRFDLNAGFPLVTTKKIHTRSVFGELLWFLRGDTNVKWLQDRGITIWDEWADDNGDLGPVYGAQWRSWPTPDGRHIDQLAQVIDELRNNPDSRRHIVSAWNPADIPQMALAPCHTLFQFYVAEGRLSCQLYQRSADVFLGVPFNIASYALLTHMVAQVTGLQVGDFVHTLGDAHLYSNHLDQARLQLTRDPRPLPKLVLDPTVTAIDAFDLEHIQVEGYDPHPGIKAPIAV comes from the coding sequence GTGCAGGCTTATCTCGATCTCGTGCAGCGGATCCTCGACGAGGGAGTGGAGAAGGGCGATCGCACCGGCACCGGCACGTTGAGCGTCTTCGGCCACCAGATGCGGTTCGACCTCAACGCCGGCTTCCCGCTGGTGACGACGAAGAAGATCCACACCCGCTCCGTCTTCGGCGAGCTGCTGTGGTTCCTCCGGGGCGACACCAACGTGAAGTGGCTGCAGGACCGGGGCATCACCATCTGGGACGAGTGGGCCGACGACAACGGCGACCTCGGCCCGGTCTACGGCGCCCAGTGGCGGTCGTGGCCGACGCCCGACGGCCGGCACATCGACCAGCTCGCGCAGGTGATCGACGAGCTTCGCAACAACCCGGACAGCCGGCGGCACATCGTCTCTGCGTGGAACCCGGCCGACATCCCCCAGATGGCGCTGGCGCCGTGCCACACCCTCTTCCAGTTCTACGTCGCCGAGGGCCGGCTCAGCTGCCAGCTCTACCAGCGCTCGGCCGACGTGTTCCTCGGCGTGCCCTTCAACATCGCGTCCTACGCCCTGCTCACGCACATGGTCGCCCAGGTCACTGGGCTGCAGGTCGGCGACTTCGTGCACACCCTCGGCGACGCCCACCTCTACTCCAACCACCTCGACCAGGCCCGGCTCCAGCTCACCCGCGACCCCCGGCCGCTCCCCAAGCTGGTGCTGGACCCCACGGTCACCGCGATCGACGCCTTCGACCTCGAGCACATCCAGGTCGAGGGCTACGACCCGCACCCGGGCATCAAGGCGCCCATCGCTGTATGA